The region ATACGGTAAACCATATCTGAATACTGATGAAAACTTTCCGTTATGGAATGTTTTTCATAGGAACTCTCCACTGCCACTCCCCCCAATCTATATGATGTTTTCTTAACCTATTGTTAGAATAATTTTTAATCCTTTAATAAGAATACAACTCAGTTACCAATATTTGTTCATTATTTTTTATTTATTAGGTTGTTTTTATCTATTTACTACTATTTGTTCTTTCTCATTACTGTAATTTGCCTTTTTAAATAAGATAGATATTAATTTTATTTTCCTTATATTTACACAATAAAATAAAACGAGTGTTATAAATCAATTTTGAATTAACAAACTTTTGATTATAACACTCGTTTAATATTATTATTTCTTAGTATAATTAGTATAATTTAAGCACTACCTATAATACTCGCTAGATAAAAATCAATGATTCTAGATGATCCAATGGTAAAAATAATGCCACTCTCACATTACTTAGGCTGTCTTGGAAAGAATCCAGCGTTTGACACTGGTTCTCCTTTCACATACAAATGAGCTGTGTCTCCTACCTCCCTACAGCGAAAGAATGCTTCATTATTCATACGCTCTTCTGTTTCTATTATAGTAACTGAAGTAGGTGCAATAAAGAATCCGTGCCACATTAATTGTGCTGAGATTCCAAGTAGATGTGAAAGTATAACACAAGTAATTCCAAGGTGGCAAAATAGCACGATTGTATCATCACTTCCTGGTATAGCTCGGTATAATCTACCATCTCTTTGATATCCATGTTTTAATAAAAGTTCATCAAGTCCAGCAGCTACTTTTTCATACTCTTCCTTAACCGGTCCTGTCTTCATCAAATCATTGTCAAACCATCGATCTCTGTCGTAAAATTCCTCTTGTTTCGTCCAATAACCAGGCATAAAATCCCACGGTACCAACTTTTTTTCATTACCACCAAGTTCAATTGGAGCATCGAACTCTCTAAGCCAAGGTAATATCTCAGCTTCGGTACCTAATTTTCGTAATGTTGCTTTTGCTGTGTCTTTTGCCCTTCCAAGAGGTGAACAATAAATTGCCGAAATTGGAAGCTTGCTGATTCTTTCAGAAAGAAAATCCGCTTCTCTCCATCCTTTTTCAGTAAGTGAATCAATCGAATAATTTGGTTCTCCGTGTCTTATTAGAATTAGTTTCATACTTTTCCTCATTTCTGCGCTAATTTCATACCTCACAAGCGTAAAGATAGAACAGCCACAAACTTGGAGGTGAAATTATCACTCATCTTTTCGTGTTTTTTATTTTTTTTAAAGCTTAGGTGTAAAACTTGCGTAATTAAAGTAACATCTTATTTCTTATCTTATTTGTAACTCTAGTTGTAACCCTATTTGTAACCATATTTGTAACCATATTTGTGACCATAAGAATAGGACCGAACATTTCTATCTTTCATCACTATTTATTAATGAGACGATATATAAAATCTACTATATTTTCATTTAAACTCTTAGAATATATTAATTCACGAACCATAACAGGATTATCCGTAATGACATTATCAACACCTACATCGATCACTTTCTGTACACTACTCTCATTATTCACAGTCCAAGCATAGATTTCTTTCCCTTGACGGTGAATGTCATTTACCAATTTACTTGTTACAAAGGTAGCTTCAATGCTATAAACATCCGCATACTCCATGGTTAATAAGGAGCCGTATGCAACCGTTGTTATATAAACTGTTTTTATATCAGGTGCATATTCCTTCACCTGTTTTAAACAATCATAACTCATCGAGGCTACGACACAGTCACCCTCTACCTTATACTTTTTAATCAAGTCAACAACATTCTTTTCAAAATCGACTTCATGACCACTTGGCTTAAGTTCAATATTTAATTTAATCTTACCCCTTGTCTCCTTAATTACCTCTTCTAATGTAGATAATCTAACAGAAGAAAAGTCACTGTGAAACCAACTTCCAACGTCGATATCTTTAATCTCATCGTAGGTAACTTCCCATATATTTATATTTTTACCAGAGATTCGTTTCAAATTGGAATCATGCGCTACTACAATCACTCCATCCTTCGTCTGTTGAACATCAAGTTCTATATAATCCGCTCGTTGTTCTATTGCACTTTGGAATGCGGGCATGGTATTCTCTGGCGCTATACTAGAATTACCACGATGCGCGGACACCTGTGTATGTTCAAATAATTGTACATTCCAATCAAAATTTTTATTGGTTACAACAGATACGTAGAAGACATTTATCACTGCAGCAACTAATACGCTAAATACTAATACCTTTTTCAACTTATGGAATGTAATATCAGAAGAACGATAAGTTGGGATTTCCTCCCCTGCATATCTCTTTTGTTTATAATATAATGCACTGATAAATGCAAAAGATATAGCCACTGAAAAATTGGCAAACACGATTAATAGTAATAGTAGCACACCTGCAACAATAGCAAGTGTCATAGAATAGGCAATCGTTGAATTGGTTAACGATTTAATTACAAGAGCCACTGCACCAATGGAAAGAGAGGTAAATAGTAACACAATCAAAGTTATGGATATATTCCATACAATTAATCCTATGGCATGCTTAATATAACGTCCTTTATTCATTCGAAGGCTTTCTTTTCTTGCTTTTTTATAGTTACAACCTTCTAGTGTAAACGCATGAATACTAAAAATCCAGCGCAATGCAATAATAGCAAAAAGGATCATACATAAAATAAATAGTACCGAAAGCAACCGATTGTTGTTGATATAATCCATAATAAATTCTGGTATTTTGATACTTGAAATATAACCAGACACTATCGCAAAATTCGTAATCGGGATAATAAATAAAACAAATACAACAATTAGTCCATTCCTTCTCCTAAATAATCGAAAAGCAGATCGATAGCCAGCCTGAAACATTTGTGCAACCGTCATCTTATTATTATGAAACGAAGCATGAAAACATTGAACTAAGGCAGTCATCTCAAATAAAGTAAATAATGTTACAGCCAATAAGACAATTAAGCTGATACCTATCGTTGTAGGCCTTCTTAGAAACTCGAAAAAATTATCATTAGTTAGATATTGTTCTCCCGAAAGCTTTAAGGCAAGATTTAACATACCAAGAAGCAATGGAGTAAATACAGTGGATCCAATTAATTTATAAAATAATTCAAATAGTAATACAGTTTTATAGTTCTTTTTTAACAAACGAAATGCTAAGGTATATTTGTTCACAGGCGTTTCCTTCTAATTCTCAATAATTTCAGTTATGATACTTTCTATTTCCTTTGGCGAAGTTACAACATAGTCTGGTTTCACTACCCATGTGGAAGCATCTGAACCGCTGTAATTCACTCCAATTGTAATTATTTTCACAGTACTATTTGTGTTCTTTTCACTTAACTGTTCTAACAAGCACTTTTCTGCATTCTTAGCAAAAATAACATCTTCTGCATGATCTCCAATATAAATTAATACGGAATCTTCATAATCTACCCCTAGCTTCGATAGACATTTTAAATATCCCGAAGGGTTCGGCTTTTGTTCATTAAAACCAACTTCGTCCACACCGATAATCACAGGAAAGAACGATGCTAGTCCATAGGAATCTAAAGTATTTTCTATGTTTTTTGAACTATTTTGAGAGCATATTCCCTGGGCTTTTACTGGCAACCTTGGAATTATTTCAAGTAATCCCTGAAACAACTCTGCATTTAAATCATCCTGTAGCTGATAAGGACTCCAAAGCTTCCCTGCCTCTTCAATCTGTTCCATAGACAACCCATATGCATGTTCATATAATTCTTTCCAGTTCTTATATTTATAATTTGCTTTTTGATATTCATCAATTGAGGTTAGCGCTATCGGCATATGTTGCTCGATTTCAGGTATAAAGTGCTTTAATACCTCTTTTGTAACGCGTATATTTTTTTTAGTACTATCGACTAAAGTACCATCATAATCCCACAGTATCGCTGCTAATCTCATACTGATTCCCCCTTTTCCTTCTACTATAACTCAAGATAGTTCTTTAAGTTATCGATGTCTTCTTCCATACGTCTTCTTCAGTACGTTTCCTATCACAATGACCTTTTCTTCGATATATAAGAAAATACTTTTCCTTCCATAATCTTCACATACAACCATAATAACATGTTTCAAATGACTGTCAATGCTAATTATAAATCAAGGAGAAACAAATATGTGCTACAGGCATGGCAAATTCTCCATACCTCGAATCTCTGGATTATGCTGTTAGTATTTCGTCATATAAGAAATTGTATTATCCGACTTGATGAATTTCGCACAAGTCCAGAAATGAAGATATTCTGTATTAAATGATTTCCCCATATTCTCCGCCAAATGTTTATGTGATATATTTCTCTAGCATCGCTTCCAAACGTCTTTGTAACTCGACTCGAACATAATTAGGTTCTATGCAAGTTAACTTGTTTCCGAAACTCATTAGAATACCATAACCATAGTCATCGTCAATAAAATTAATC is a window of Lachnoclostridium phytofermentans ISDg DNA encoding:
- a CDS encoding histidine phosphatase family protein, which gives rise to MKLILIRHGEPNYSIDSLTEKGWREADFLSERISKLPISAIYCSPLGRAKDTAKATLRKLGTEAEILPWLREFDAPIELGGNEKKLVPWDFMPGYWTKQEEFYDRDRWFDNDLMKTGPVKEEYEKVAAGLDELLLKHGYQRDGRLYRAIPGSDDTIVLFCHLGITCVILSHLLGISAQLMWHGFFIAPTSVTIIETEERMNNEAFFRCREVGDTAHLYVKGEPVSNAGFFPRQPK
- a CDS encoding glycerophosphodiester phosphodiesterase translates to MNKYTLAFRLLKKNYKTVLLFELFYKLIGSTVFTPLLLGMLNLALKLSGEQYLTNDNFFEFLRRPTTIGISLIVLLAVTLFTLFEMTALVQCFHASFHNNKMTVAQMFQAGYRSAFRLFRRRNGLIVVFVLFIIPITNFAIVSGYISSIKIPEFIMDYINNNRLLSVLFILCMILFAIIALRWIFSIHAFTLEGCNYKKARKESLRMNKGRYIKHAIGLIVWNISITLIVLLFTSLSIGAVALVIKSLTNSTIAYSMTLAIVAGVLLLLLIVFANFSVAISFAFISALYYKQKRYAGEEIPTYRSSDITFHKLKKVLVFSVLVAAVINVFYVSVVTNKNFDWNVQLFEHTQVSAHRGNSSIAPENTMPAFQSAIEQRADYIELDVQQTKDGVIVVAHDSNLKRISGKNINIWEVTYDEIKDIDVGSWFHSDFSSVRLSTLEEVIKETRGKIKLNIELKPSGHEVDFEKNVVDLIKKYKVEGDCVVASMSYDCLKQVKEYAPDIKTVYITTVAYGSLLTMEYADVYSIEATFVTSKLVNDIHRQGKEIYAWTVNNESSVQKVIDVGVDNVITDNPVMVRELIYSKSLNENIVDFIYRLINK
- a CDS encoding HAD family hydrolase, producing MRLAAILWDYDGTLVDSTKKNIRVTKEVLKHFIPEIEQHMPIALTSIDEYQKANYKYKNWKELYEHAYGLSMEQIEEAGKLWSPYQLQDDLNAELFQGLLEIIPRLPVKAQGICSQNSSKNIENTLDSYGLASFFPVIIGVDEVGFNEQKPNPSGYLKCLSKLGVDYEDSVLIYIGDHAEDVIFAKNAEKCLLEQLSEKNTNSTVKIITIGVNYSGSDASTWVVKPDYVVTSPKEIESIITEIIEN